A single Sporosarcina sp. FSL W8-0480 DNA region contains:
- a CDS encoding sigma factor-like helix-turn-helix DNA-binding protein, producing MIEPDRTEWQVRCAFNAFCKRVLKNEAINIFNERQQRQAKEMTFSDLTPQVENQLYTLDQQYEGEEGQSFQVAGKKITPKLLAEALRTLPIEKRKTVLLYYFFDKSDVEIAELLEIPRSTVQYRRTSSFKRLKRFLEEHADDWDD from the coding sequence ATGATAGAACCAGATCGTACCGAGTGGCAAGTTCGCTGTGCATTTAATGCTTTTTGTAAACGTGTATTGAAGAATGAAGCAATCAATATTTTCAACGAAAGACAACAACGACAAGCAAAGGAGATGACATTTTCTGATCTCACACCACAAGTAGAAAATCAACTCTATACCTTAGATCAGCAATATGAAGGAGAAGAAGGACAAAGTTTTCAAGTGGCTGGAAAGAAAATCACTCCGAAATTACTCGCTGAAGCGTTGCGTACTTTGCCAATAGAAAAGCGTAAGACAGTCCTACTATACTATTTTTTTGATAAATCAGATGTAGAAATAGCCGAACTACTAGAGATTCCTCGTAGTACGGTTCAGTATAGACGGACAAGCTCTTTTAAAAGATTAAAGCGATTTTTGGAGGAACATGCAGATGACTGGGATGATTGA